The Nyctibius grandis isolate bNycGra1 chromosome 20, bNycGra1.pri, whole genome shotgun sequence DNA window GGTTGCTGCATTTGCTGCAAGTTCTGCCCTTTCTTTAGCATTTTGTTGCAAATACTGGAGTGTCTGTACaggcacaagaaagaaaagatgttgTAAATGCTGGTCAGCACACACTAAAGCAAAAATCATATGACCATAAGACGGCTGTGCTGAATCAGACCACAGGTCTTTCCGTCCCAGTTTCCCATGTCTTAGTGGTTTACATCGAGAGGGATGTAATTCTCAGTGGTGCTTTAATAATTAAGTAAATTCTAGAACTGGTTATCTGTTGGTTTCAACGCATTTTGCTGAACACTGTCATCAGAAAGCGTGCTGTACTTAAAATCATCGCGTTTTGCTACCGCTGAATGCTTGTAACACATCCAGTTCCAAAGGAGAAACAAACCTCTTTGTCTTCTGTGAGTTTTGACAGTAGATAAACTAAAGAATCCAGATGTCTTGTATTTTTAGACTTCAGCTCTTCGTACTTCTTCAAAAAATCTTCAGGAGTTCGAGAAAACTCTGCTATTTTTACCTGGAAAACACCACATtaatattaaatgtttaataTCTATTATTATCGCAGCATTCAGAAGAGGAGCATTGTGCAAGGAGGGAGACAAGGGAAACAGTCCTTTCTGGAGAGAGTGGTGACCCTGGGACACAGCCAGAGAGATGAAGGATTCTCCTGGAGGTCCTCAAAACGCAGCTAAGCAGTCTGCTGTAGCTGTGATGCCTGCCCTTGCTGAGAGCAAGGGGTTGGACTGCAGGTCTCCAGCTGTGCCTCCTGCTTAAATCCTTCTACAAGGCTATGAACTGCAGCTGTCAGACTGGAATTAGAGAAAACACACAGTTCAGGCTACGAAGATCTGAACTTTCAGACAGAAGTAGCAATTTTCTAGCACTCACAGCTTGACTGATGGActggttttaaaaatgacaatgaAAAGATGCATGCCACAGAAGGGGGCCTGGTCATGAGAGTGTCAGGCTTCAGACCCTAATACCTGGGTGATATGTAGAAAAAAAGTCAGGTATTGTTCATATAATCACATTTCATACAgttactatttttcatttgttttattcctCCAGAGGACAACCCCTCTAATTTAAATCTGAAACAACAATCACAGGCACAAAATAAGCTCCTTCTTTGaactcccccccacccccgtcCCAGTTCTAACAATCCTTCTCATGTTCTTTTACCAATCTCTCCAAGATGTAACGATTTTACCTTTTTCCTGATATAATCTTCCTACTTTACACCCTAAATTGAGATTCCAGATCAGATTACCCAATTTTTTAACCAATGCCAACATGATTTCACCGTTATTCTCAGAAAAACTCGGGACAGCCATTAGCCCTCCCAACACGTGGCCAGCTCCGCACCCACAGAAGTCACCTCACAGAAGAGCAGAGTAAGGAAAAGGCCAGATCACATCACTGGCCAAGAGAAATCACACTGAGGAACATTTATCTTGAACTTCTCCTTAGGGAGGGCCACACTCTCAGAGCCGATAGAACCTCTATCAATGACTGCAAAGGAACTGTGCCACCAGGAGTCCTGCCGGCCCCCCCGCAAGGGTCTGAAACGCATCTCAGCTGCCATCACAGTAGATCGACACTTACCTTCGCGCTGTGCGCAGAGACAGTCGTGGTAACATACGGCGTTCGGTTCTTCTGCAGAAGATCGATGTAGACTTCGGCTCCTTCCCCGCCGTGAACGCGCAGCAGGCTGAGCAACTCGTTGACATCGTGGTGAATGCGGAACTCGCTCATACTCTCACCTCAGGCTACAAGCTCCGTGGGACATATAAACAAAGGTGGTAAGTTATTATTTTAGTGCTGCAATAAAAAATATACCTGCACAAACATTTCCTGACTATATTATGAGCCTGCAGGGTATGCTAAAATATTtgactggaagaaagaaatactgtgcgggtggtgagacgctggcccaggttgcccagagaagctgtggctgccccctccctggcagtgttcaaggccaggttgggtggggcttggagcaacctggtctggtggaaggtgtccctgcccatggcaggggggttggaactagatggtctttaaggtcccttccaactgaaaccattccatgattctgatTCTATGTAAGGgcagaagcaagcaaaacagAGATACTCGTTACTGTGCCTGATTTAACTATGCTGGTACAAACCCCACCTTAAGTGTAGGTGAGCCAGCAGAGAATCTTTCAATCTCAAAATCCCACTGGCGGTGGAAAAGTTACTGAGTCGTCACAAGAAGTGCTTGTTCGTGTACTGACAGACTGTAGACACAGCTGAAGTTGCTGGCTACAGCAGTCCGCCCACGCTGCCGCTTCTGAAGTtattcaaaagcagtttttccaaGTTTTGGGGTCTTTATATTCTACCACCCATTTTATGAACAGACAAGCACCAAATTCTGCAAAGTTACTTAGATTATGGCCGCAGAAGTGAGAGTCTGATTGAGGCGTCATGAGAGTACGGAGCTTAATGTGACACCCTGTACAGATGCAGAATGTCAAGCACATGGACACACGTTTGGTTTGCCGAAATCAttgaatcatttaggttggaacTGATCTCTGCAAGCCTCGGCCCAACCCGAAACAGTCAAACTAGAGATGGCTGTGCAGGGCCTTGTCCACTCCAAGCTTAAGCATCCCCAAAGATCCAGACACTCCCCCCGCCACTCGGGGTCCTGGTCCTCACGTGGGAACACCTTTTGCTAACACCCAACTAGAATTTGCTCGGAGGGGCACAGCGAGAGCCCCAGAGGCACCGGCACAAGCTGCACCACGGGAAACCCCGGCCGGCCCCAAGGAAACAGCCCATCCCCGTGCGAGCTGGGCGTCCCTGGGACGGGGCCCGGAGCGGTGGGGGAGCCCCATCCCCTGGGGATGCCCTGAATCACTGAGACACGGACCCCAGTGACCTGCTGCGGCTGAGGCGTTGGCCCTGCTGGGAACGGGGTCAGGCCGGAGACCCCCAACCGCGTGCCGCAGCGTGTCCCCGCTGCTTCccggccgctccccgccccggctcGCCCGGGGCGGGCCGCGCCTTCCCCGGCCCCGCAGCAACCCCGGACAGCGCCtcagccccgtcccctccctACCTGCCCGCCCGGAAGTGACCGCCGCGGCGCCCGGAAGCGCGGGCTGCGCATGCGCAGTGCCCGTGCGGGCGCCCGGCTGTGCTCTGCGCATGCGCACTCAGCAGGCAGTCACCAGGCAACTCACCCCACGCAGGCACCCGTCGGCTCCCGCGCATGCGCACTGCCCGTGCATGCACCCGGCGGAGCCCCGCGCATGCGCACTGCGCCCGTTATCTCGCCCCGCGCATGCGCACTGCGCCTGTCATCTCGCCCCGCGCATGCGCACTGCGCCTGTCATCTCGCCCCGCGCATGCGCACTGCGCCTGTCATCTCGCCCCGCGCATGCGCCCTCCCCGTGCCTGAGCCCCGCGTGCGATGCTGCCGCTGTCCCCGGGGTTGCGCCGCCGCCTGCGGGAggggccgctcccgccgccgccgccccccccgccctgcgccCCGCCGCTCCCGTCGCCCCCCCCCTTCGCCTtcgccccccgccgcctccgcctcGGCCCTCACCACCCGCTCCTCGAGGTGAGGGGCTGCCTCCCCGCGCCGGCCGAGCCCCCACGGGCCTGGGCCTGCGGGCCGGGTCTGTGTGGAAAGCACCGGCCGTGCTGCCTCAGAGCCCCCCCGGGCCGCTCCCCGCGCGGGCCCGGCTCCGTGGAGAAGAAGGGTTTGCTCTGCGGAGGCAGGCTGCCTGCCCACggcctctctctcctcctctcctagGACGGGGACGTGCACAGGCACCTCTACCTTCAGGGTGTCCTCACCAGCCTGGCGGAGGTGGCCGAGAGACCCAAGTAAGTGAGGCAGGGCCCGCAGGCCACCCCGCCATCGCGGTGGCTGCAGGTGTGCCTCTTCGGTCATGTGTCCTGCTCTTTGTCATGGCAGCGTGCAGCACCGTTGGGATGAACCTTGCCCGCTCGCCCTGCACGTGTGCGTGGCTGGGGTGGATGCTGTTACTCTCATCCGTGGACTAGAGGCCGAGGAGGAGAAATGTGTTAAAAGGGAGAAGACGCGGACACATTGCAAAAcagtttggaaaggaaaatgaggttATATACTTTGCAAACCTCAGCATCATGCTGAAAAGGTCAAAAATCAGtattctgtgctgctgtcttGTTAAACACTGACTTCTTGTGCTTGCTGAATGTGACATCATTTCACTGAGAGTTCCCCATAAGCAGATAAGGCATCTGTAATGTGTCTGAAAACAGAATGTAGCTGAACGAGAGGATTTAAGTGGCAGGTTATTATGTGTCCAGTCGAAACAGTGGGAGAGCTGTGTGGTACAAACAGCTCCAATTAGGAAGGCTAAGCCTGAGGGAGAATCTGCATCTTGCTTTAAAACCTGTTCTTGTATATAAAATTGCAGAAGAACTTTGGTGAGTGTGTGAGCTTATCCTACAGATGCCTGTTAAACAGCGTTGGCACAAAGTCTTAATCCACAGCTGCAACTTTAAGGTCTAACAGCTCATTTCTCATGTTGCTGCTTGGTGTTTATTCTTACTCGAAGCACCGCTTCAGAGGACGGTAATACATATGTCGCTCAAGGCGTAATGGCAAATAAGAGTTTCCAACTGCCAGTACCATTGTAATCTTCATTCCATTGCacctttcatttaatttaagtATTATTCACAAAAAATGCCACAAGTAAAGTAATCTAGAGGGATATACACAGCTTAAATTAAGGCTCTGATTTAGTTTAACTTGTGGATGTCCTGATTTCCCTGCAGGGTGTCTGAATTCAGTTGCCACATCTCTGGGTGCTGCCAAGTCTTTGATACGCTGGAGGACTACGAGCACCACTACAACGCGCTGCACAGGAACGTCTGCTCCTTCTGCAAGCGCTCCTTCCCATCGGGGCATCTCTTGGATATTCACATCTTGGAGTGGCATGACTCGCTCTTCCAGATCATGGCCGAGAAGCAAAACATGGTGAGTCGCCGTGCCCAGCCCTGATGTGCATGGCGGCGTCTGGCACCCTTGGAGGGCACCCATGTCCCCAGCTGACACCGCTTGCCTTTTCCAATTagtcttcttttatttttcctctgcctttcagtATAAGTGTTTGGTAGAAGGGTGTGTGGAGAAGTTCAAGAGCAGCAAGGACAGAAAGGATCACTTGGTCACTGTTCATCTTTATCCTGCTGACTTTCGGTTTGATAGACCGAAGAAAGTGAAAAGGTAACTGCAGAACTGCAATAGTGCAACTGGTTTTCCCCTGTAGAGGTGATGTTGTGCTCCTCTGCTGTCACACTCGCTTTCCAGAATAAGCAAGTTTATATCCTAAGAGGCTCAGAAATGacgtttgctgctgcttttaagaACAGGTAAACTTGTAAGTCTTTCTCAGCTGGCTGCTCATTTCAAGCACTGCTTTCACCACAGGGATTAACACAGGACTGATGTTGTTTAACACCTTTGTTGTCCGAAAAGCGGATCTCGCCTGGCGTGCAATAAGCCAAACTCACACTCTCAGGAGAGGTACTGTATTTATTCTGCGCAGGGTGCTCGGTGGAGtcatccacaaatcaagcacacctACTGCGAATCCCAGCACCTTTTTTATACACAAGgaattacatgaaatcatcCCTCTGTTTGCATAACACACTTTTCATTGGTTAATATATCTGATTACCATTAACATAAATGCATAGTCATTCTTACATGATCTATGcatgctcaggggaagggtCTTCACCTGGGCAAGGGTCTTTTTGACCTGTGGGCatgatttttagtattataatgTATTGTAATGAGCATAGTTTACTTCAGGGCATCCTAAAACTAATACTTCTGTCAAGGTTCGTTTACATTAAACAATAATTATTAGTTTGCTTTAAACAGACCACAGATTAAAGTCGTCGTGTTCCAGGATACTCCTTCCTTCTGGCTAGCCTCCCCAGATGTAGATAAGGACagtatcttcttttctttgttcttctccAAGCTAGCATTCCAAGTGTGGATAAGGACAatatcttttttccctccagatgGACCAAATGTATCTTGACAAAATGTATCCTGCATGCATCTTTAAGCAATTAGCAAGTACACTAAGTAAATGTTCAAACATGAATACAAATTTCACTATATCACCTTCCTCAGAGACCTGGGTGATgggacagagagaaaatttCTTCCCTGGCAGGGTGGTGTAGCCCTGAGATGGGTGCCCACAGGGACAGGGGACTGGATCTGTGGAGTCTTGCAAAGCTTGCTTGGGTAGCCTGGTGTGAACCCCCTGAGCCCATGGAATGAGTTACACTTTATGGACCAAAGAAAAGAACCTGGGCACAAAGCTGTGAGCTGTAATGCAACAACACTGTGTACTTAAGTAGAAACTCATACAAGCCTATCACACAGCTCTCCAGCagctttttcatagaatcatagaatggtttgggttggaagggaccgtaaaaccgtctagttccaacccccctgccacaggcagggacaccttgcactagaccaggttgctccaagccccatccagcctggccttgaacactgccagggagggggcagccacagcttctctgggcaacctgggccagggtctcaccacctgcacagtaaagaatttcttcctcatatctcatctcaatctcccctctttcagtttaaaaccgttccccctcgtcctgtcactccatgcccttgtaaaaagcccctcttcagctttcctgtagccccttcaggtactggaaggtgctagaaggtctccccggagccttctcttctccaggctgaacagccccaactctctcagcctgtctccatagcagaggtgctccagccctctgagcatctttgtggcctcctctggactcgctccaacagctccgtgttcttctgctgttgggggccccagagctggacgcagcactgcagggggggtctcacgagagcagagtaaaggggcagaatcccctccctcgccctgctggccacgctgctggggatgcagcccaggatttTGGCTGCCTGTGGTGGTTTGCGCAGCCAACTCTCTGTGCCTTCATGCGGTAACTCACCGAGGTTGGAGTTGGCCTGTTTAATCATGAAAtaccttttgtttcatttgctctTACGTGGCAGCTGTTAGAAAGGATGtcacattttctctctgcagcgGCCCCAAGCACGCGAGCTGTCCCACGAAGCAGGGTGCCAGCGTGCCGATGGATGTGAGCGTGGAGACGTCGGAGCAATTCCAAGTGGACCCCATGGAAACAGGGCCCAGTGAGGACATGGAGATCCCTCAGCCTGCagccagccccggcccctcgGTGCCAGAGAAACGACTCTATAAATCCAGGTCTGTACTGTTGGCCTGCACAGGCAGAAACTTCTGGGGCTGGGACCAAATCATCTTAATTGCATTTTGCGGTGCCTAGTGCAGCGCGGCTCAGGGTGTTTCTGTGTTGAAGATAAGAGAGGGAGGATTTCCACGTATGTTctaaaagccatttttaaaagaggaaagcGTGAGGAAGGACACAGCGTGCGTACACAGTGAAAGCCGTGTCAGTAAGTTTCTGTTAGTCTGCTTGCCCGTGATCTCTTCCCAAGGTACTGCAGAATGGCGTGGGTCTGAAGATAAGATCTCTGTCCTAAAATACTCAAGTTTCATTCCTGCTTTGTAACCCTTTCCCATCCTAGCTGACTCGGGGCTGAGCTGGTGCGTTTTGCTGTAactttgagggtggtgagacactggcccaagttgcccagagcagctgtggctgccccctccctggcagtgttcaaggccaggttggatggggcttggagcaacctggtctggtggaaggtgtccctgcccatggcaggagggttggaactggatggactttaaggtcccttccaacccaaaccattccatgattctatgaactgcGCTCCCATGCAGTCGCCGGACAAGGCACAAGTGAAGGAGGTAAACACCCTGCTCTGAATTTTGGTTTCACAAAGCCAGAGCAGCATTgctgtttctcctctttgttttatttaaaatagaatcTTTACAAAAAATTGAAACTTAATTGCCTCATGCTGGCTTGACTTTTGAATTCCCCCTCGTGGTGTGCTGTAAAACCTGTACGAGATACAAGGCAGCCATCAAAAGGTCACCGCCCTCTGACCAGGGCGATTTTATTCATCGTTTTAATCGACTCTCAGCATAAAGGTTAATATGGTTTTGCCCGAACTATTCCAGTTAGCAAAGGCATTCTTGTGGTTTGAGTTTGCCACGTCTGCGACACGCTGGCGGTCTGGAAGGAGCACACTGAGCCCACGAACCACGTGGGGAAACCCAGTGTCAGCGTTTGGCTGTGCCTCTGTCAAACGAGGTGAGCGTTGCTGATTGAGGCCTTTCTAATGAGCTGTGGAGTCTGAAAGCCCTCGCAATGCGCTACAGACAGTTGGGTCTGCTTTTGTATGTCATGGTTTGCCTGACAAAATCCTGTCCCTAAGCAGGTGATGCTTTAAACTTCACCGCTTTGTCCAGCGTAACAGCTTGttaagcagaaagaaactgtCCTTTGAATTCGATACTGCAGGTCAAAAGGAAAAGTTGCTGCTGAAAAGCCTCAattttactgctgcttctgctctcctgctcttcACAATCCTGCGCTTCCACAACAAACCCCTGCAACTACTGTGAAGGTGGGGAGACCccggcccaggctgcccagagaagctgtggctgccccctccctggcagtgttcaaggccaggctggacggggcttggagcaacctggtctagcggaaggtgtccctgcccgtggcaggggggttggaaccgGATGATCTgtgaggtcccttccaacccaaaccactctgtgattccttctatgatcctatgaacTGCCCAATGGCATATTGCATTTTGTAACACCTTACACCTGGTTGTAAAGAGAGGAGAGGCCTCCAGAACTCATGAAATGTGCAGAATAAACGGGAAAGCAGACCAGTATTTCACCCAGTTCCTGACTTACGCTTTGGTGATTTAGATGTGCTGCTCCTCCGATACCTTGCTCTTCGCGCTCTGGGAGCTTGAAATGCTCCAGGAGGCACACAGCATCCCGGTGATCCTGCAAGAGGTAGGCTGGTAGTGTGTACTAAAGCTTGTCTCCCTTTCCAGGATCCCACCCACCATTTGCTTTGGACAAGGTGCGACCCGAGGATTTAAAGGACCAAGGAGGAAAGTCTGAAGGTCAGTGCACCAGATTTGTACAAGAcgggtaacggttttaaactgaaagagggtaggtttaggtgagatattaggaggaaattctttgctctgagggtggtgagacactggcccaggttgcccagagaagctgtggctgccccctccctggcagtgttcaaagccaggttggatggggcttggagcaacctggtgtggtggaaggtgtccctgcccatggcaggggggttggaactagatgatctttaaggtccttccaacccaaaccagtctgtgattccatgaaaaggcgctggctgctgctgcctgcacacgTTAGTGATGGCACCGTGGCCGAGCAGGGATATTTGTGGTTGGGTGCGAGGGTCCCGCTCTGtacagggaaggcagaggggcGAAAACGGGGATTGtgcagcagcagtttgggaTACATCAGTGCCTTGGGAGGTGCTTTGCTACAGTCCCTTTGTGTCTCTGTACCACCTCCCGTTGGCAGCATTTCCAGCCTTCCCATGCTTACATTTATCCTTCCTGAGACACGACAGTCTCTTTTCTGATCCCCTCTGAAATCAAACTACAAATAAATTCCTCTGCCTTTGTGCTGTGAGTTTTTGTATCATCTCATCAGtgctgctgtgggcagcagTGGCTTtctagatcacagaatcacagaatcagtgagtctggaagagacctctgggatcatcgagtccaaccattgccctgacaccaccctgtcaactagaccagggcactaagtgccatgtccagtcttttcttaaacccctccagagatggtgactccaccacctccctgggcagccccttccaatggctaatgacccttgccgagaagaaatgcttcctaatagATAGATGGTCGCATCTTGCCTGAGCTTGGAAATGGCAGGTGCTGGTCTGAAACTCCAGTGAGCTGCAGGGACCACACGGGCTTTGTGAAACACTTGCAAGGAATCGCTGCCAAAAACGCAGCGGGGTAACACCGAGCAAAATACACCATGTTCCCTCGTCCTGCAGGAAGCCCCGTatccccccagctccctcggggacttctttctttctttcatttccttctttctttcactttctcacAGTGTTTTTACAAGCTCCCAGCGAGGACAGCTCGTGGGACAGCACACAGACGTGGGGCGGGCTGAACTCCGCATCAGTTGCTCCCAGAAAGAGTCTCAGGCTGCGGCTGAACACTGCGACGTGGAGGTGAGAGGAAAtcagctgctggagctgagaCTACgcaggtttattttttatgattttttgccttttttggggaaaaaaatagattcaaGAAATTCCAAGAGAAAATCTGCTGACTGT harbors:
- the ZNF511 gene encoding zinc finger protein 511, whose translation is MLPLSPGLRRRLREGPLPPPPPPPPCAPPLPSPPPFAFAPRRLRLGPHHPLLEDGDVHRHLYLQGVLTSLAEVAERPKVSEFSCHISGCCQVFDTLEDYEHHYNALHRNVCSFCKRSFPSGHLLDIHILEWHDSLFQIMAEKQNMYKCLVEGCVEKFKSSKDRKDHLVTVHLYPADFRFDRPKKVKSGPKHASCPTKQGASVPMDVSVETSEQFQVDPMETGPSEDMEIPQPAASPGPSVPEKRLYKSRIPPTICFGQGATRGFKGPRRKV